A segment of the Zingiber officinale cultivar Zhangliang chromosome 8B, Zo_v1.1, whole genome shotgun sequence genome:
CCCGCATTATGGTGTCGGCtgcaaaaggaaaaaggaaatcaTTTAGACAAAAAGGAAAAGAGCCGAGGAATTCCATACCTAAGCTGCTCGGCAGCCTCATTCGGATCAGGCTAAGCCCAAAGATATACAGAACACCCTCCAGCAGTAGCTTATGGATGTCGTACTTCTGGCTGGCCAACATGTTCACCGCATGGAGATAATCCGGCtggctcttgtacttcttcaagTCCGGTTGAGGTGGtagtccgacctgccattgggtccGGAAGCTGAGCTGCTCGAGGAGTCTCAGGAAGAAGAAGTACTCATTCCAGTGTTTATTTGAAGTGGACATCTTATCAAAGAATACCAGACCGATCCGAGACTGAAAGAGATAGCTCCCCACCTCGGATTGCTtgtgataataaaaataatggaagactCGAGGAGTTAGTGGGATGTCGTGCAGTCGAAACAGCACGACAACACCGCATAGAAAGCGGAAGGAGTTAGGGACAAGCTATGGGAGGGGGGCGCGAAAGTAATTGCAAACTTCGAGAATAAATGGGTGGATGAGAAACCGGAGGCCGACCACAAACTGGTCTCTGAACAGACAGATTGTGCTGTCCGAAGGGCTATTTGGTCGATCGGATGGAGATGCCAAAATTATCTCATGGTCGGAGGGAATGCCAAAGGTATTTATGAGGCCCGCAGCGTCACCTGCATCGAACCTGGTCTCCATTGTGGTATACCAGAGTCCGGGAGCAGGGTCCGTCGGCGGTGAATTGGCCATTGCCGGAAAATCGAGAAGGACAGAGAGGTCGAGGAAAAAGGAGTTGGGAAGGAAAAACACAGCAGACGCCGGACTGAGGCGTGGGACAAGAAGGGTGGGACTGCGAAAGACCAACGACAGGGGAGTTCGAGGAGGCTTACAGAAAGGAGTCGCCGCGGGAGAAGACGGGGAGTCGCCGGAGCGCTGGTCACAGGGTCGCCGACAACTCTCGAAAAGAAGGAGACGCAAGGTGAAAAAAGGAGGCGGTGCCGCGACTTTATAAAGATAGGACTCGGCCGACTGGAACAATCGGATCTAGGTCTTGGCGACCGAAGCACAAATCCGGTCGTTGAATTCAAAtcgccaaacgtcacatcagcaGTTGTCGCCTCGGACGTGGGGTGACTGCGGCGGTGACACATGGCACCCTCCCATAGGGCGGCATTTAAGGAGCGCCATTATCAGGTGTGGGCGCGTGCTCGACTTTAATGAGGtgatttgcacgaattccgaggagattcGGATGACGCAGGCTTTGACTGCTCTCGACCTAGGGGTGCAGATGAAGAATTCTCTAAGTGCGAACACGTGGGGCGTCGATCGACCTTAAGAGTCAGCCCTCGGACCGCTCGGCACTCGGAGCTAACTAATATTACGGTCGATCGGCTTGCCCATCCCCATACttaacagtccagtcagtcggacttgcagactccttcgactagacttgaggggaagacacgTGATTcggtggtaaggtggggcccCCGCCCCGCAGGGGGTCATAGCCATGTGGAAGGTCAGAGTCAAGGCAGTCAATTCCCTCATGCCATCATCCGCTCGAGGGCAACTCACTTGCCCGATCGGAAGACCTGACATGATAATATCACAGCTCGGCCACCAaatcgagcttccgacgctcagaaaACCTATGTACCAGCAAAGCATAAGCCAAGCGGACAGCCCGCTAGGCGCGAACAGTGGATGTGGGCTGAGCGGATACACCGCTCGGCCGAAGGGCAGAACGGTAGGTAGCTTGAGGAAGgctggccgagcggccatcccgctcggcctagtaacTGACAAAACAAGGATAGACTGCTATCCTCTTAGGGACTCGTGCCACCAACAGACAGCGTGGTGGATGACATGGTCAGGTAGAGAATTGTATGATAGAAACTTTCACTGTCTTGTCCGGATATGCTCGGGTTGTTGAAATATAGTGTCAGGAACACTTTTTTGACACGTCTTATCAGGAAAATCTTTGAGATGCGCGCACgtctcgagaagcgtgcacgcgcattcccgggagccctatataagggacTCTAAGCTTCAACAGAGGTATGTACGTTGGATTCTATTATAGCTACTGTTACTCTGCCACTTTCGTTTCTCTTCGCTTCCTTATTGCTTTCACCGGAGATCTAACTTAAGTATCGGAAGGCCAACGTCAAAGAACCCTttcctggctcgacactgacattTTGTTGTTGCAGGTCTCAGTCGTTCGAAGTTCATATCCAGTCAACGTGAACATCATACTTCCAACGTCTACCACCTCGATTctcggatatatatatatatatatatagagagagagagagagagagaattgttaTGCTGCGGACAAAGCAGTGCGGACCGCTGCGGACAtgctttcctgatcggtcaccagtccgatcaggaaacctcctgatcggtctctggaccgatcagggaacctcctgatcgatctgtagaccgatcagaaaatgatcaggagtCCCTGATcgatctctggaccgatcagaggtatgATGAATTTGATATcaatttgtaaattattttatagtgttaatttattatatatatatatatatatatatatatatatatatatatatatatatatatatatatatatatatatagttcgaatgctaaaagaaataattaagaaaatTCATCAAAAAATTTAACAATTTCAGTGGCCAAAACcaaaaaaataatttacaattTAATGTGAATTAAAGTAAACAATGTTTAACTACGCTGCAATTTTGTACTCCCTGCTTTCGTTCTTTAGCGCAATCTGATGCAGCAGATCGGAGACTCGCCGCGAGCTCGGCCTCTCCGCCGGCGCAGTCCTTGTGCACTGCAGCGCCACGTTGAGGACCTCGAGCGCGCTCGCCTCCTCCGCCGGCGCCATCGGCCTCAGAGCTGGATCCACCAGCTCCTCCCACTCGGCCGCCGCCATCCGCGACTCCGCCCATCTAACCATGTCCACGTCTCCGGCGAAGCTCCTGTCGGTCGGCATCAGTCCGCATACGAGCTCCATGAGGACGATTCCCATGCTGTAGACGTCGCTCTTCTCGGTGGCCTTCGTCGTGTACGCGTACTCTGAAGCAAAATGGAGGCTTAATCGACGGGGATCATCGTAAACAGAGTAGTAAACACCTTGCGGGAGTAGTTACCGGGAGCGATGTAGCCGTAGGATCCGGCGAAGCAGGAGGCGGATTCTGTGTATCCGACGGAACTCTCGCCTACAGCGGCCTTGGCCAGGCCGAAATCTCCGAGGTGCGCCTCCATGTCGCGGTCGAGCAACAAGTTGCTGGACTTGATGTCCCTGTGAAGGACGCAGGGGACGCAGTCGTGGTGGAGGTACTCGACGCCGTTGGCGAGGCCGACGGCGATCCGCAATCGCATCTCCCAGCTCACCTCGCGCTTCCTCTTCTGGTTCACGCCGGGCTTGTGGAGCCAATCCCACAAGCTCCCGTTCTCCATGAACTGATAGACCAAGAGGTGCTCTCCGGAGTCGCCGCTGCTCAGGAACCCGAGGAGCTTGACGAGGTGGCGGTGGCGGACGCGGCCCAGAACCTTGACCTCGCGGAGGAAGCTCTTATCTCGCGGGAAGGAGTCTCTGTTTCCGAGCAGAGTACGTTTTACGGCCACCGTCTCACCGGTAGCCAGCTCGGCTCTGTACACGGTGCCGGATCCGCCGGAGCCGATGATAAACTCGTCACTCAGGTTGCTCGTCGCCTCCATGATCGCTTCCCACTTGAACTCCCGCCTCATCCAGCCCTTCATCGACGGCTCTCGCCGCGTCATCGAGGAGCTCTTGTAGAAGTACGTGCAGTTCACCTCGCCAGACTGCTTCCAGCACTGCCTTCCCCGTAGCACCGTGGcgatgaggaggagaaggatgacgAGCGTTGCGGAGGCGGAGATGAAGGCCACGGCCGCCGAGTTGGCCATCGAGCGGTGGTTTCCGGCGAGGCCGCACGGCGGGAGCGGCCCTCCGCAGAGGGCAAGGTTGGGAATGAACGACTGCGGTGGCCAGCGCGCGAGTCGTTGGTCCAGTTGTCCCTGCAGATCGTTGTGGGAGAGATCAAGCGTGACCAAGCTGCTCATCTCGGCAATCTCCGGCGGGACACTTCCGGTGAGTGAATTATGGGAGAAGTTGAGGTCTTCCAGCTTGGCGAGCGACGCGATGGACGAGGGAATTCCTCCGGTGAGCTTGTTGAGGCTGAGGTCGAGCGCGCTCTGCAGCTCTTGGAGCTGCTCTAACTCGACGAGAACCGGACCGGAGAAAAAGTTCTCCGACAACCGGAGCTCGTAGAGCTTGCTCAGCTTCCCAATGGAAGCAGGGATCGTGCCGGAGAGCTGGTTGCGGGCCAAGTTAAGCACATTGAGCGATGCGAGCTTGCCAATCTCCGGCAGGAGCGAGCCGGTGAGTGAATTATCGTCGAGGGAAAGCTTTAGTAGATTTGAGCAATTGTAGAGCTCAATTGGAACACTTCCGGCGAACCTGTTTGAAGAGAGTTTGAGCTCCCCCAACTGCTGGAGGCCACCGAGCCATGCCGGGATTTCTCCCGTGAGCCGATTATTATTCAGAACAATGTGCGTCAGATTCTTGCACGCGGCAAGTTCTTTGGGGATCTCTCCGGTCAGCAAGTTGCTCGATAAATCAAGCAGAGAAAGCGCGATGACTTCCCCGAGCAACGGCGGGATCTCGCCAGTGATACGGTTGCTCCCGAGGCGAATCCGCTCGAGCGCCGGTGAGTTCCCCAGCTGTGCCGGGATCTCGAGGTCGAAGAAGTTGTTGGTGAGGTCAAAGGAAAGCAGAGAGCTCGACCCGCAAAGCGGCAGCATGCTTCCAGTGAGCTTGTTGTTGGAGAGGTTCACTCTTGTGATGTTACGGCAATCGAACATCTCGTCTGGAACGCTTCCTTCCATTGAATTGTTGTAGAGCATGAGCTGTTCAAGTGATCGCAAGTTGCCGAAGGTCGCCGGAATCCCACCAGACAGCCGGTTGTCAGCCAGGTCGAGAATTTGAAGCTGCCGACAGTTGCCCAGCGACGAGGGAATCACGCCGGAGAGGTCGTTTTGCCTTAAGTGGAGGAAATTGAGCTTCTTAAGGCGGCCAATGGCCTCCGGGATGCTGCCGGAGAAATGGTTCCCGAAAAAATCAATCATTTGCAAGCTTGAACAATTACCGATAGCCACCGGGATATCGCCGGAAAGCTGGTTCTCGTACAAATAAAGGATCTGGAGCTGCTGCAACTGGCCGATCTCCTCCGGCAGCGAGCCGTGCAACTCGTTGTGGTACAAAGTTAGAGTTTGGAGCTTGCTGAGGTTGCCAAGATCACGGGGAATTGAACCTGATATGGTGTTGTTGTTTAGATATAGATCGGTGAGACCGGTAAGCTCGCCAAGCTCAACCGGGATTGCGCCGGAGAAGCTGTTGTTGGCCATGTTTAACTGCGTCAATGATCGGCATTGAGCTAAGCCGGTCGGAATTGGACCAGAGAAGTTGTTGTTGGACAAGAACAAGTGCTGCAAGCTGGTGGCATTCTGGCACAGGGTCTCCGGCAGAAGGCCGGAGAGGCCGTTGTCAGACAAGACAAGGTAGCCGAGTTGACTCAGCTGGCTGAGTTCGGCTGTGAAATCGCCTTCGAGCTCGTTGATCGACAAGTCCAGACTGAGAAGCCCGGTGAGCTTGGCGAGGGACCTCGGAATGCAGCCGTGGAGCCGATTGGACATCAAGTTGAGGTAGGTGAGTTGACTCAGTTCTCCTAGTTCACTCGGAATCTCTCCCCGGAGCGAGTTATTCGCCAGGTTCAGTATCTGGAGGCTGGACAATTCGCCGAGCTCCGGCGGAATCGGGCCGTCGAATCGGTTGTGCTGGAGTACCAGGTTCTGGAGTCGACTAAGCCGGCCTAGTCGGCTCGGAATGGGTCCGGAGAGGTTGCAGAGCGCCATGGCGAGAGTGGTCAAGTTCCCGAGTTTCCCCAGCGAGTCCGGAATCGGTCCCGAGAGGCTCGGGTTGTTTCCTATCCGCAGGACCCGGAGGCCGTAGAGGTCGCCGAGTTCCGGCGGGATCGTCCCAGAGAGGTCGTTGGAATGGAGAAGCAGCGCGGATAGCGTGGAGATCCTCCCGAGTTGACTCGGGATGCTGCCGGTGAGACGGTTGTCGGAGAGGTCAAGGGCCGCGAGTCGACTCAGCCGGGTGAACCCAGACGAGACGGAGCCGGCGATAGAAGAGGAGGATAGGTTGATcgccaccaccaccctgtcgagTTCGTCGCAGGTGATGCCTCGCCAGGAGCAGTAGTCCGGGTTTCCCCCGCTCCATTCCTCAAGCAACCCGTCGGGGTCGTCTGTGAACGAGTCCCTGATCTGCAACAGAGCTTCCAAGTCGGAGCCGCCATGGCCGACAGCCAAAGGCAGCCAGGAGCAGAGCACCACCGCCACCACAAGAACGACTACAGCCATCCTCCCCCTCCGATTCCTATGCATCTCTACAACCtcaggaaaaagaagaagaaaagaacagCAGAGAGAGATGATATCAGTTGAACAAAGCCCCTCAATATCAGTTGAACCCATGCACGCATGCATGCACAGGGTGCCATTCTGGGGAATTGGAAAGATTGAAGGAGAGCaatagaaagagaaagagaaagagagaaagatGGAGGAGAGTTTTAATGGCGTTCTAGGGTTACTCGCCAAGGACAGGGAGGTTAGAGAAGAATTGAAGATGGTGCCATCAAATTGGGGGAAGGTGGGAAGATAATGAGGGTGGAGTGTGGATTGGGGTTTGGAGAGGCAGGACTCAGAGCTGTATGTAGTTCAGCTCTCCTGCCATGGCCGATGCAGTATTATAAATTGCTGTCATTCAGATGATAATATTTGCAACcatgatttttaattaatataaattatatttatttatttattattgagAAGAAAAAGCTGGATGCTTGACCTGAAGCAAGTCTTACATCAGCCACTCAAAGTGTGAAGGAGGTTTAGTTTGGACTTGGGAAAAGTACTAATGAAGTGCTTAGGGTTAGTTTATGTTTGTAGTCAATTGCATTAAGGAAGGATTTTGGGGGCTATATCTTCAAATATTGAGAGGTGTTGGTATTTACTTGGGAGATCATGCCTAGGGTCTTTGAGAAATTATTCCATGGTTATAACCATTAATCTTGACATTAATTATGGCATCGACCTTCGTTAATATCTATCGTTCAATCACAAATGATCGTGTGTATAATCGATTGGTCTTAGAAACTAAGAGTATGGAGCTCAAGTAGCTCGGAGTGAAGTGCTTGATCGGAGTTGAGCCCTCAAGGAGCTCAGAGTAGGGAGCTTGGGGAGCCCAAGAAAACTCAATTTGGAAGGTCTACTTAAAGATGTTGATGTGTTGACCTAGCTTGAGAGGTTAACCCCTTAAATCGAGATTTTAGATCACATAAGGTGATATGCTAATATAAAGTAAGTTTACATAGACATGACCTACTGACTTAGGGTTCCACCCAATCCAAGAACACATGTACATTAAAGAGTTAGGATCACACCAGCCCTTAGTAACAATGCCACCTTCAATTCTTAATAGCAAAGGGTCCCCTTACACCCATTATCGACTCGAAAGAAAGGGAATAATTTTCATGTCACGGGTTGATCAAACAACCCTACAACTTCCACACCATTCCAACACATAAAACAAAGCACACAACTCCTCTTTTGAGTTGTTTCTTTTGTTCCCTTCCATGTCTTCTTCCCTCCTCCTCTGTTTACTTATAATTGTTTTTGATGTTTAATTCAAGCAAATTAACACTTATTGCGACGCCATTGGAGCTGATCCACCAAACCCGGTTGTCCTTACGCTTCCATTAATGTCTTCTTCTTCGAGTGGAGGAGAAGATTGAAGATGAAGACTTCGGGAAGCAACAACTCAATTAGTGTGTCTTCTCTTTTGCTATTGTTTAAGTTAATGAAAGGGATGGGAGGGCATTGGAAGGAGGAGATAATGAAATAAAAACTAGCAATGCACAATATTACACACTATACCTTTTGTTGTAAAGAGATGATCTGAATTTATGAAAGGGTGCACCTCTTTCCTCTTCACAGAAGGGCACACTATTACAATTATCATGTCGTGCCGAATTTGGCCATGAATCGGCTCGATCGACTCGAATTTGGCTATGAGTCAGTTGACTCAATTCGAGTTCAACCATAAGTTGGCTGACTTGATCCAAATACGCTGACCAAGTCATAGGCTTGGTTGACTAGAGTTGAACTTGGAAGAGCTGATCCAACCGGATTTGAGTTCGTTTCAAACTGATTTGGATCCACGCTGATCGAATTCTAGGCTTGCCGAGTGGTCCCTCTGGTCTCTGCCACATCGGTAATGATATGATATGGTTCAATCCCAAAAATAGGAAAAGGATGATCTAGTTTTGTTTTCTAAAAGCACTCTGTTTCCCCTCCACTCCTACTTCTCTCAATGATTGAAACAACTTTTGCACTCAACGAGTCTTTGTTGCTTGTTTCGATAAGCTAATGTATACATAAAAATAACTAAAACATGTAGCATAGCAAAGAATTCCCCTCAATGATGTGATTAGGGCAACCGAAAAGAGTacccatagaaacttgtggaTTAGGGCATCCCGACTAGCTATATCATTGTCCAAACCTCAACAACGATGAGTGATATTATAAAATAATTCGATTGCTTTCCCCATCACAATGAAGTGAAGTGTGGAGATCTAAAAGGTAGATACAATTCAGTCTTTTTCAAAGCTAAAAGACCTTAATTATGGCTTAAGTAATCGCTTATGGAGTTAGGTGTTTCGACTTAGAAGATttacattcttttttttttttttgaaacaaaaagagaaaaagacAAAAGGGATAAAGTGAAAGTCAATAAGTTACCCCACGAGATTTGGCATTTTTAggaaattataaaatatgataatgaagccaaagtatgtcgACAATGAGATTATGTGTATTCTGGCGACTATGCATGTTTCTTCCCTCTTGCAGTGTGTCCACATAGCGAGAGAGTCACATGGAAGCTTGAGCATTCAATCGCGTCACAAGAGTTTCTTTCGTTGTGTCTTGTCATGGAATgtgaaattaaatcttaaaaataagaTTGAAAGTGAATCGAAGGTTGATAGCtcgataaaatttattttaagactGATTTAATTTAAATGGATAGAGTTATATTTTTCATGGATGGATACAAATTGTCATCTCTACCTCTATTTACATAAACTCGGCATGAGCACATCAGACAGCTGCAAGAATCTTGACATCAAATGCTGAGGGTTTGACTTTTGTTTGGAAAGCGACAAAGATTTTGTTGACTCGCAAGCGGTTCTGGTAACTGGAGGGAGCTTGGTGGACTCCTGGGCGCTGACTGGTGGCTGCGAACGGAGAAGGTTGACCGGTGGGATATATGTCGGCAGGAAGATTGGTGGCATCAGCATGACGTCAGGCTGACTTTTGCGCTGACTTGGAAGTTTGAACAATATCTTCAACgatttctttataaaatatcACCTTTTGGGTGTTATTGCTTTCGTATATTTCTTTGCTACCGAACATATGTCGTATTAGATCGACGTTCATGTGAATTTTGAGTGTGAAAATTGTCGTCGAAGCAAGGAGACCTTATGAAGTTCAAGAATGGAAGGAAGTTGAATCTCTCCTAATCATGGTGCTCATCTTCAATGATGATCGAGATGAAGACCTTTCACTCTCGAGATCTTTACGATCCCTTAGACTGGTAATGCAAAAATAGAAAAGGTGACCGCCGCCGCGCGCACACACTGCAAACACAAAAAGGATATATCGATAACTCACCTATAATCACTTTATTTATGAGTATAAACTTTCTTAGCAATCTTCCATGTTTCACAATTCACACACTGAAAAGAGATTCTAAGTACAACATTTTAGAAACTTATTTGAATTATGCCAAAACCACAAACACAACAGCAACACTTCAACATTTTTAGCAACTTATTTAGATCATGCCAAAATCACAAACACAATAGCAACCACCCTTCAATTCAACATCTCTTCTCAGCAGACGAAAGGATCATCGACATGATTGTCACTGCAGTAGAGACCCGGCTGCTGCGCAAACCCTTGCCTGGATAGCAAAGTCCTTGCCTTCATCACCAGCTGCTGGTTTGAAATATTACCTCCTGTCTCATTCAGAATGGTCTGAATTGCATTGCTGAGGGCTCCATACGATCCATCTACACTACCAGGTGGTGTGGCGTCGGCAGATGTTTGATTGGTCTGGCAGCCGCTGATCAGAATGCCATTGTCCAGGTGCTTATCCCGCTTGGCTCCTGCATAGACTTCCTGTTTGTTTTCCACTTTGGTTTCTAGTGCTGGCTTCATGTACCCTTCGTCATTCTCGTCTAGTTTATGCTTCAGAAAGTCCTGTGCCAGGTTACCAACCATGCTCATGAACCCACCTTCTCCACTATTTTGCTGCAGTTTGCTCATGATGACATTCATGAACTTCTTCACCTTCGGGCTCGCATCATCACCGAATACATCAAACAAGGTTGGCCTGATTTTCCCAACATCAATGTCTTCCTTCCCAGTCTTTTGCTTCAACATGTCGATCAATGTGGAAAGAGGCAGCGACCGACTCTTGATGTAATCATTTGCATCATACCCTCGGTCAGTATCATCATCGGCATGGTGGTGGCCTTGGAATGCATCTTGAACTGTTTGTTTCAAGAAGGATCTGAAGCTGAAGTTAGAATCAGAACTGTCCTCATCCTGCTTGGTGCTATCGCCAATTTGCTCTTTGGTTTCATCGATGAGGCCCCCACTGTGGCAAGAATCAGAAACAATCGTGATCTTGCACCCCACCGGAATCTTGTTCACAAAATCTCTGAAATCGTCATCTATAGAAACAGGCAAATTCATAATCAATCTCTGTGTTAGCGGCATTCTATAAACTAACAATTTTTGTTTTTTCCCCCACATCCACATGAGGTCGATGGATCAGTATTTGCTCAAGCATGTTCCCAAATATGGTAAATAGACAAATTTGGGAATAAAGAAAAGATAATTGGAATAGGGGAGATCAATCGATATGGCAATTAGTCTAGAAATTCAATGATACATCTCAATGAACTAGACATACAAGTGCCATAGATCAGCCAAGCAGTTTTAGGACACAAACTTCCCAATTGTGAAACAACGAAAAACATAATTCATTAATGTATTAGTCTAATGCAACAAAAATTTCAGAGACTTGAGCCCAAAGTAGAGTGTAGGAGTTTAGGTTAATTAGCAAATTAGGTAAATTGATCTGCACTTTTGAAAGCTTAGCAAATTTTGAATAACAAGAATGTtcactaaaataaaatatttttctcataaaataaaatatttgggaTCATTTTTTGTATCGAGAGAGCAATGAATTTCTATTTACAGAAGGTTCAAAGATAATCTTATTTCAATGTCTTAAATTAATGTGCTTGGCTTTGAATAtttattaattcaatttaaagTGATTTGCCTCATATCATTAAAATTGAATAGATCAAGTAGGATGCAAGATGCAATATGTAAAAATATAAGCAACATATGCTCCTGCAAGTAATTTCACTCAAAATATTTCTTCAAAAATTGAATACttaaagtagttttttttttaaagagaaatttcaaGTGAGATGATAAGAATATAGAATACAAATAGAATGCGATAGGACATGAACTTTTCCATTAGCACGATGATTAGTTGGCCATCACCATGATTGTTATAAAGGGAACTAAGCATAATTTGGTGACATTATGGGACAGACATCCAACTAAAATTATCCATTGTTTTTCACCTCAGTCACATCTACAACCATATATACACTCCTGGAAGAACTAATCATGTGGATGAAATATGCTAAACATCTTGTACATCATGACAGTAAACAGAATAACAAACGAAAATACC
Coding sequences within it:
- the LOC122015458 gene encoding LRR receptor-like serine/threonine-protein kinase GSO1 produces the protein MHACMGSTDIEGLCSTDIISLCCSFLLLFPEVVEMHRNRRGRMAVVVLVVAVVLCSWLPLAVGHGGSDLEALLQIRDSFTDDPDGLLEEWSGGNPDYCSWRGITCDELDRVVVAINLSSSSIAGSVSSGFTRLSRLAALDLSDNRLTGSIPSQLGRISTLSALLLHSNDLSGTIPPELGDLYGLRVLRIGNNPSLSGPIPDSLGKLGNLTTLAMALCNLSGPIPSRLGRLSRLQNLVLQHNRFDGPIPPELGELSSLQILNLANNSLRGEIPSELGELSQLTYLNLMSNRLHGCIPRSLAKLTGLLSLDLSINELEGDFTAELSQLSQLGYLVLSDNGLSGLLPETLCQNATSLQHLFLSNNNFSGPIPTGLAQCRSLTQLNMANNSFSGAIPVELGELTGLTDLYLNNNTISGSIPRDLGNLSKLQTLTLYHNELHGSLPEEIGQLQQLQILYLYENQLSGDIPVAIGNCSSLQMIDFFGNHFSGSIPEAIGRLKKLNFLHLRQNDLSGVIPSSLGNCRQLQILDLADNRLSGGIPATFGNLRSLEQLMLYNNSMEGSVPDEMFDCRNITRVNLSNNKLTGSMLPLCGSSSLLSFDLTNNFFDLEIPAQLGNSPALERIRLGSNRITGEIPPLLGEVIALSLLDLSSNLLTGEIPKELAACKNLTHIVLNNNRLTGEIPAWLGGLQQLGELKLSSNRFAGSVPIELYNCSNLLKLSLDDNSLTGSLLPEIGKLASLNVLNLARNQLSGTIPASIGKLSKLYELRLSENFFSGPVLVELEQLQELQSALDLSLNKLTGGIPSSIASLAKLEDLNFSHNSLTGSVPPEIAEMSSLVTLDLSHNDLQGQLDQRLARWPPQSFIPNLALCGGPLPPCGLAGNHRSMANSAAVAFISASATLVILLLLIATVLRGRQCWKQSGEVNCTYFYKSSSMTRREPSMKGWMRREFKWEAIMEATSNLSDEFIIGSGGSGTVYRAELATGETVAVKRTLLGNRDSFPRDKSFLREVKVLGRVRHRHLVKLLGFLSSGDSGEHLLVYQFMENGSLWDWLHKPGVNQKRKREVSWEMRLRIAVGLANGVEYLHHDCVPCVLHRDIKSSNLLLDRDMEAHLGDFGLAKAAVGESSVGYTESASCFAGSYGYIAPEYAYTTKATEKSDVYSMGIVLMELVCGLMPTDRSFAGDVDMVRWAESRMAAAEWEELVDPALRPMAPAEEASALEVLNVALQCTRTAPAERPSSRRVSDLLHQIALKNESREYKIAA
- the LOC122015763 gene encoding metacaspase-5-like — protein: MGKKAVLIGCNYPGTKAELRGCINDVKRMRLCLVERFGFAEDDITVLIDTDDSYTMPTGANIRRALASLVADAQPGDILFVHYSGHGTRVPAETGDDDDTGYDECIVPCDMNLITDDDFRDFVNKIPVGCKITIVSDSCHSGGLIDETKEQIGDSTKQDEDSSDSNFSFRSFLKQTVQDAFQGHHHADDDTDRGYDANDYIKSRSLPLSTLIDMLKQKTGKEDIDVGKIRPTLFDVFGDDASPKVKKFMNVIMSKLQQNSGEGGFMSMVGNLAQDFLKHKLDENDEGYMKPALETKVENKQEVYAGAKRDKHLDNGILISGCQTNQTSADATPPGSVDGSYGALSNAIQTILNETGGNISNQQLVMKARTLLSRQGFAQQPGLYCSDNHVDDPFVC